The Pseudomonas baetica genome includes a region encoding these proteins:
- a CDS encoding triphosphoribosyl-dephospho-CoA synthase — MHALNLQAKPITLTERLADLAVDALIDEADLSPKPALVDRRGNGAHTDLHLGLMHASALSLWPAFKEMTEAAIEVGEINQTLRESIGRIGREGEQAMLATTNGVNTHRGAIWALGLLVTAAALEPQSSSANAVTLRAARLALLDDRHAPKPLSHGAQVALRYGARGAREEAQLGFPSVLQRGLPQLKKSRTAGHGEQNARLDALLAIMTDLADTCVLYRAGEQGLQAMQQGAQAVLDAGGSASLTGRRRLHELDQQLIALNASPGGAADLLAAALLLDRIERDGILQGAF; from the coding sequence ATGCACGCACTCAACCTGCAAGCGAAACCGATAACCCTGACCGAGCGACTGGCCGACCTGGCAGTGGACGCGTTGATCGACGAAGCGGATCTGTCGCCGAAACCGGCGCTGGTCGATCGTCGTGGCAACGGCGCACACACCGATTTGCATTTGGGCCTGATGCACGCCTCGGCATTGTCGTTGTGGCCAGCGTTCAAGGAGATGACCGAGGCCGCCATTGAAGTCGGCGAGATCAATCAAACGTTGCGTGAAAGCATTGGCCGCATCGGCCGTGAAGGCGAGCAAGCGATGCTCGCCACCACCAACGGTGTGAACACGCATCGCGGGGCGATCTGGGCCTTGGGTCTGTTGGTGACGGCCGCTGCGCTGGAACCGCAATCCTCCAGCGCCAATGCCGTGACCCTGCGCGCTGCACGTCTGGCCTTGCTGGACGATCGCCACGCACCCAAACCCTTGAGCCACGGCGCCCAAGTCGCCTTGCGTTACGGCGCCCGTGGTGCCCGTGAAGAGGCACAACTCGGCTTCCCCTCGGTGCTGCAACGTGGCCTGCCGCAACTGAAGAAAAGCCGCACCGCCGGCCACGGCGAACAGAACGCCCGGCTCGACGCCTTGCTGGCGATCATGACCGACCTGGCCGACACCTGCGTTTTGTATCGCGCCGGAGAGCAAGGCCTGCAAGCCATGCAACAGGGTGCGCAAGCCGTGCTCGACGCTGGCGGCAGCGCCAGCCTCACTGGTCGCCGGCGCCTGCACGAACTGGATCAACAACTCATCGCATTGAATGCCTCGCCCGGCGGCGCCGCCGACTTGCTCGCCGCCGCGCTGCTGCTCGATCGCATCGAGCGCGACGGCATCCTTCAGGGAGCGTTTTGA
- a CDS encoding malonate decarboxylase subunit delta, whose translation METLSFEFPAGQPPRGRALVGCVGSGDLEVLIEPGLAGKLTINVQTSVNGAQLRWQHLFARMFDGTTPPAMAIDIHDFGATPGVVRLRLEQGFEEIGHD comes from the coding sequence ATGGAAACCCTATCGTTTGAATTCCCCGCCGGGCAGCCGCCACGCGGGCGGGCGCTGGTCGGTTGTGTTGGCTCCGGTGACCTGGAAGTGCTGATCGAACCGGGGCTGGCCGGCAAGTTGACGATCAACGTGCAGACCTCGGTCAACGGCGCACAGCTGCGCTGGCAGCATCTGTTTGCGCGGATGTTCGACGGCACCACGCCGCCAGCGATGGCCATCGATATCCACGATTTCGGCGCGACGCCGGGGGTGGTGCGCTTGCGTCTGGAACAAGGTTTCGAGGAGATCGGCCATGACTGA
- a CDS encoding biotin-independent malonate decarboxylase subunit beta yields the protein MTDSAALLNKHSFVELGARQRAKALLDAGSFRELLDPFQRVMSPWLERQGVVPQADDGVVIAKGSVDGLPVVIAAIEGAFQGGSLGEVGGAKIAGALELAAEDNRKGIPTRAVLLLETGGVRLQEANLGLAAIADIHAAIVDLQRYQPVVGVVAGSVGCFGGMSIAAALCSYLLVTQEARLGLNGPQVIEQEAGIEEYDSRDRPFIWSLTGGEQRFASGLVDRYVADDVAKIRQQVGELLQQGLPTQPRSQRAEWFLQRLASLDTDKQIEPLVVRDLYQGERS from the coding sequence ATGACTGACAGCGCAGCGCTTCTCAATAAGCACAGCTTCGTCGAACTCGGCGCGCGGCAACGGGCGAAAGCCTTGCTCGACGCCGGCAGCTTTCGCGAATTGCTCGATCCTTTTCAACGGGTGATGTCGCCGTGGCTCGAACGCCAGGGCGTGGTGCCGCAAGCCGATGACGGCGTGGTGATCGCCAAGGGCAGCGTCGACGGTTTGCCGGTGGTGATCGCCGCCATCGAAGGCGCATTTCAGGGTGGCAGCCTCGGCGAAGTCGGCGGGGCGAAGATTGCCGGTGCGCTGGAACTGGCCGCCGAGGACAACCGCAAAGGCATCCCGACCCGCGCCGTGTTGCTGCTGGAAACCGGGGGTGTGCGCTTGCAGGAAGCCAATCTTGGCTTGGCGGCGATTGCCGATATTCATGCGGCGATTGTCGATTTGCAGCGGTACCAACCGGTGGTTGGCGTGGTTGCGGGCAGCGTCGGTTGCTTCGGCGGCATGTCGATTGCCGCCGCGTTGTGCAGCTATTTGCTGGTGACTCAGGAAGCACGCCTCGGCCTGAACGGCCCGCAAGTGATCGAGCAGGAAGCCGGGATCGAAGAATACGACTCCCGCGACCGGCCTTTCATCTGGAGCCTGACCGGTGGCGAGCAGCGCTTTGCCAGTGGCTTGGTGGATCGTTATGTCGCTGATGACGTGGCGAAGATTCGTCAGCAGGTCGGCGAGTTGTTGCAGCAAGGCTTGCCGACTCAGCCGCGCAGCCAAAGGGCCGAGTGGTTCCTGCAACGGTTGGCGAGTCTGGACACTGACAAGCAAATCGAACCGTTGGTGGTTCGCGATCTGTATCAAGGAGAGCGCTCATGA
- the mdcE gene encoding biotin-independent malonate decarboxylase subunit gamma, whose translation MSGYSLRGLNWFNALSAGAKAVDGLPPSLKVADGELGRFLAVVADPENRFPRARNGEVGLLEGWGLAKAVDDAITADRDKTQKRPLIAIVDVPSQAYGRREEALGIHQALAGAADSYARARLAGHPVIALLVGKAMSGAFLAHGYQANRLIALRDPGVMVHAMGKASAARVTLRSVEELEALAASVPPMAYDIDSYASLGLLWETLSVQQIEQPTAEDLARVTECLRQAIGDVTGSDLGGRLGAKNREASSRVRALLRAQW comes from the coding sequence ATGAGTGGTTATTCATTGCGCGGTTTGAACTGGTTCAACGCGTTGAGCGCTGGGGCGAAAGCGGTAGACGGTTTGCCGCCGTCGTTGAAGGTTGCCGATGGCGAACTCGGGCGCTTTCTGGCCGTGGTCGCTGATCCTGAAAACCGTTTTCCCCGTGCTCGCAACGGCGAAGTCGGATTGCTGGAAGGCTGGGGTTTGGCCAAGGCTGTGGATGACGCAATCACCGCTGACCGCGACAAAACTCAAAAGCGCCCGTTGATCGCCATCGTCGATGTACCGAGCCAGGCCTATGGTCGTCGCGAAGAAGCCCTCGGTATTCATCAGGCCCTTGCCGGTGCCGCGGACAGTTATGCCCGTGCACGGCTGGCCGGGCATCCGGTGATTGCGTTGTTGGTGGGTAAGGCCATGTCCGGTGCGTTTCTCGCCCACGGCTATCAGGCCAACCGCTTGATCGCCCTGCGTGACCCCGGCGTGATGGTGCACGCGATGGGCAAGGCCTCGGCGGCGCGGGTGACTTTGCGCAGCGTCGAAGAACTGGAAGCGCTGGCCGCCAGCGTGCCGCCGATGGCGTATGACATCGACAGTTACGCCAGCCTCGGGCTGCTTTGGGAAACCCTGTCGGTGCAGCAGATCGAACAGCCGACCGCGGAGGATCTGGCGCGGGTGACTGAGTGCCTGAGGCAAGCAATCGGCGATGTCACCGGCAGTGATTTGGGCGGTCGTCTCGGTGCGAAAAATCGCGAAGCGTCCAGCCGCGTGCGCGCGTTGCTGAGGGCGCAGTGGTGA
- a CDS encoding malonate decarboxylase holo-ACP synthase, with amino-acid sequence MVNTPLAHDLLWGMTPAQLPADAPQWAIESLTAGQPVVVRRALSAEGFVAVGVRGVLREQRLTAFMALDSIACRVSPEALCHVDSERDLPALRALKQLRPMLDDCGWVWGVSGSAGFELASGFKAMHVASDLDLILRTPQLITRNRARKLVEFLDLAACRVDLQLQTPFGAVALREWAGGSARVLLKNEYQACLVADPWNPQEQAA; translated from the coding sequence GTGGTGAACACGCCGCTGGCCCACGATCTGCTCTGGGGCATGACGCCGGCGCAGTTGCCGGCGGATGCGCCGCAGTGGGCGATTGAGTCGCTCACTGCCGGGCAACCGGTGGTGGTGCGTCGGGCCTTGAGTGCTGAGGGTTTTGTTGCCGTGGGCGTGCGCGGTGTATTGCGTGAACAGCGGTTGACGGCGTTCATGGCGCTCGATTCGATTGCCTGTCGGGTCAGCCCGGAGGCGCTGTGTCACGTCGACAGTGAGCGTGATTTGCCGGCACTGCGTGCGCTCAAGCAATTGCGGCCGATGCTCGATGATTGCGGTTGGGTCTGGGGTGTCAGCGGCAGTGCCGGGTTTGAACTGGCCAGCGGATTTAAGGCGATGCACGTGGCCAGTGACCTCGATCTGATTCTGCGCACGCCGCAACTGATCACCCGAAATCGGGCACGCAAACTGGTTGAGTTTCTCGATCTGGCCGCGTGCCGGGTCGACCTGCAATTGCAGACACCATTCGGTGCGGTCGCATTGCGCGAGTGGGCCGGCGGATCTGCACGTGTGCTGCTGAAAAACGAGTATCAGGCCTGTCTGGTGGCTGATCCATGGAACCCGCAGGAGCAGGCAGCGTGA
- the mdcH gene encoding malonate decarboxylase subunit epsilon yields the protein MSSLLVFPGQGAQQPGMLQRLPRETLVEATDVLGEDVLQLDSAEALRSTRAVQLCLLIAGVAASRQLLQDGLNADYVAGLSIGAYPAAVVAGALSFSDALHLVSLRGELMQQAYPQGFGMTAIIGLQLSTVETLLAQVHSEDSPVYLANINADNQVAIAGSDEAMQAVAELARSRGAGLAKRLAVSVPSHCPLLDEPALTLAQAFANVELKTPKIAYLSGSRARPVIKVDALRDDLAFNMCRVVDWRSTVQSAYERGVRLQIELPPGAVLTGLARRVFEQGTVTAFDSARLDTLQALLREEGGRQL from the coding sequence GTGAGTAGCTTGCTGGTGTTCCCCGGCCAGGGCGCGCAGCAGCCGGGCATGCTCCAGCGTTTGCCTCGGGAAACGCTGGTCGAGGCCACTGATGTACTGGGTGAAGATGTCTTGCAGCTCGATTCTGCCGAAGCGCTGCGCAGCACAAGGGCGGTGCAACTCTGTCTGCTGATCGCCGGGGTCGCAGCTTCGCGGCAGCTGTTGCAGGACGGTTTGAACGCGGACTATGTCGCCGGCCTGTCCATCGGTGCTTACCCGGCAGCGGTTGTCGCTGGGGCCTTGAGCTTCAGCGATGCCTTGCATCTGGTCAGCCTGCGCGGTGAGTTGATGCAGCAAGCTTATCCACAGGGCTTTGGCATGACCGCGATCATCGGCTTGCAATTATCCACCGTCGAAACGCTGTTGGCGCAGGTGCACAGCGAGGATTCGCCGGTGTATCTGGCCAACATCAATGCCGACAATCAGGTGGCGATTGCCGGCAGTGACGAGGCCATGCAAGCGGTGGCTGAACTGGCGCGCAGTCGCGGCGCCGGTCTGGCAAAACGTCTGGCAGTGAGTGTTCCTTCGCACTGCCCACTGCTGGACGAACCGGCGCTAACCCTTGCGCAAGCGTTCGCCAACGTAGAGTTGAAAACCCCGAAAATCGCCTACCTGAGCGGCAGCCGCGCTCGGCCGGTGATCAAGGTCGACGCCCTGCGCGACGACCTCGCCTTCAACATGTGCCGCGTGGTGGATTGGCGCAGCACCGTGCAAAGCGCTTACGAGCGTGGCGTGCGTTTACAGATCGAACTGCCGCCCGGTGCGGTGCTGACCGGGCTGGCGCGCCGGGTGTTCGAGCAAGGCACCGTCACTGCCTTCGACAGTGCTCGTCTCGACACCTTGCAGGCGCTGTTGCGAGAGGAGGGTGGCCGCCAACTCTAA
- the madL gene encoding malonate transporter subunit MadL, with amino-acid sequence MIIYGVALLAICTLAGVIMGDMLGVLLGVKSNVGGVGIAMILLICARLWMQKRGGMTKECEMGVGFWGAMYIPVVVAMAAQQNVVTALHGGPVAVLAAIGSVVICGCTIALISRSHKGEPLPDEPAKITPVGTPVGGR; translated from the coding sequence ATGATTATTTACGGTGTGGCGCTGCTGGCGATCTGTACGCTGGCAGGGGTGATCATGGGCGACATGCTCGGCGTGTTGCTGGGCGTCAAATCCAACGTCGGCGGGGTCGGCATCGCCATGATCCTGCTGATCTGCGCGCGGCTGTGGATGCAAAAACGCGGCGGCATGACCAAGGAGTGCGAGATGGGCGTCGGCTTCTGGGGCGCCATGTACATTCCGGTGGTGGTGGCGATGGCCGCGCAACAGAACGTCGTCACCGCGCTGCACGGCGGCCCGGTGGCGGTGTTGGCGGCGATTGGTTCGGTGGTGATCTGTGGCTGCACGATTGCCTTGATCAGCCGCTCCCACAAGGGCGAACCGTTACCCGACGAACCGGCGAAAATCACCCCGGTCGGCACGCCAGTAGGAGGTCGCTGA
- the madM gene encoding malonate transporter subunit MadM, whose amino-acid sequence MWDLIEKGLEHNGLITAFAFVGVIMWVSVILSKRLTFGRIHGSAIAIVIGLVLAWVGGTMTGGQKGLADLTLFSGIGLMGGAMLRDFAIVATAFEVQATEAKKAGMIGVIALLLGTILPFIVGACMAWAFGYRDAVSMTTIGAGAVTYIVGPVTGAAIGATSDVMALSIATGLIKAILVMVGTPVAARWMGLDNPRSAMVFGGLAGTVSGVTAGLAATDRRLVPYGALTATFHTGLGCLLGPSLLFFIVRAIVG is encoded by the coding sequence ATGTGGGATCTCATCGAAAAAGGTCTGGAGCACAACGGTCTGATCACTGCCTTCGCCTTCGTCGGCGTGATCATGTGGGTGTCGGTCATTCTCTCCAAACGCCTGACCTTCGGGCGCATTCACGGCTCGGCGATTGCCATCGTTATCGGTCTGGTGCTGGCATGGGTCGGCGGCACCATGACCGGCGGGCAGAAGGGCCTGGCGGATCTGACGCTGTTCTCTGGCATCGGCTTGATGGGTGGGGCGATGCTGCGTGATTTTGCGATTGTTGCCACGGCGTTTGAGGTGCAGGCGACCGAGGCGAAGAAGGCCGGGATGATCGGCGTGATCGCGCTGCTGCTGGGCACGATCCTGCCGTTCATTGTCGGCGCGTGCATGGCCTGGGCGTTTGGTTATCGCGATGCGGTGAGCATGACCACCATTGGCGCGGGCGCGGTGACTTACATTGTCGGGCCAGTGACGGGCGCGGCGATTGGCGCGACGTCGGACGTGATGGCCTTGTCGATTGCCACCGGGTTGATCAAGGCGATTCTGGTGATGGTCGGCACGCCGGTCGCGGCGCGCTGGATGGGTCTGGATAACCCGCGTTCGGCGATGGTGTTTGGTGGTCTGGCCGGGACGGTGAGTGGGGTGACGGCCGGGCTGGCGGCGACGGATCGGCGGTTGGTGCCTTATGGGGCGTTGACGGCGACGTTCCACACCGGGCTTGGGTGCTTGCTGGGGCCTTCGCTGTTGTTCTTCATTGTTCGCGCGATTGTGGGCTAG
- a CDS encoding IS256 family transposase, which produces MPTKKKPLRDLPKIPKELLEEFGEGLITAEAIEDASAAFKKALIERALSAELGHHLGYPPGAQRPEDETNQRNGKTGKTILTGDGPLRLEIPRDRDGSFAPILIPKHERRYTGFDDKIIAMYARGMTVREIRAFLSEQYGTDVSHDFISSVTHEVMEEIGAWQQRPLEPMYPVIFFDALRVKIREEGLVRNKAIYLALGVLPDGTRDILGIWIENTEGAKFWMKVFNDLKTRGVEDVLIAVTDGLKGMPEALSAVFPATTLQTCIVHLIRNSLDYAAWDKRRELAKALKPIYQAINAEAAEEALDAFENGPWGKQYPTVVAAWRRAWDRVIPFFVFPPAIRKVIYTTNAIESINAQLRKIIKTRGHFPTDDAATKLIWLGLRNITANWGSAAHDWKSAMNQFAILYGDRFIRPTW; this is translated from the coding sequence ATGCCAACCAAAAAGAAACCCCTGCGTGACCTACCAAAAATCCCCAAGGAGCTGCTCGAAGAGTTCGGTGAGGGGCTGATTACCGCAGAGGCTATTGAAGACGCTTCTGCGGCCTTCAAGAAGGCCTTGATTGAGCGAGCATTGAGTGCCGAGCTCGGTCACCACCTGGGGTATCCGCCGGGCGCGCAGCGCCCAGAGGATGAAACCAACCAGCGCAATGGCAAAACGGGCAAGACGATTTTGACGGGGGATGGCCCGCTGCGGCTGGAGATTCCCCGTGATCGGGATGGCAGTTTTGCCCCCATTCTGATCCCCAAGCATGAGCGGCGTTACACCGGTTTTGATGACAAGATCATCGCCATGTATGCCCGAGGCATGACCGTTCGAGAAATCCGCGCTTTCCTCTCTGAGCAATACGGGACGGACGTTTCCCATGACTTCATCAGCTCAGTCACGCACGAGGTGATGGAGGAAATTGGTGCGTGGCAACAGCGACCGCTTGAGCCGATGTACCCAGTCATTTTCTTCGATGCGCTGCGGGTCAAGATCCGAGAAGAAGGCCTTGTCCGCAACAAGGCGATTTACTTGGCGCTGGGTGTTTTACCCGATGGAACGCGCGATATTCTTGGTATCTGGATCGAAAACACCGAGGGTGCGAAGTTCTGGATGAAGGTCTTCAACGACCTCAAGACCCGCGGCGTAGAGGACGTGCTGATCGCCGTGACTGACGGTCTCAAAGGCATGCCAGAGGCGCTAAGCGCAGTATTTCCGGCAACAACGCTGCAAACATGCATCGTCCACTTGATCCGCAACAGCCTCGATTACGCGGCGTGGGACAAGCGCCGTGAGCTGGCCAAGGCGCTAAAACCGATCTATCAAGCCATCAACGCAGAAGCGGCTGAGGAAGCACTGGATGCCTTTGAAAATGGCCCTTGGGGTAAGCAATACCCAACGGTGGTGGCGGCCTGGAGACGAGCCTGGGATCGAGTGATTCCATTTTTTGTCTTCCCGCCTGCCATTCGAAAAGTGATCTATACGACCAACGCTATCGAAAGCATCAACGCTCAGCTACGCAAGATCATCAAGACCCGGGGCCACTTCCCGACGGATGACGCAGCGACCAAGCTGATCTGGCTTGGGCTGCGTAACATCACGGCAAACTGGGGCTCGGCGGCTCATGACTGGAAGAGTGCGATGAACCAATTTGCGATTCTGTACGGAGATCGATTTATCAGGCCGACCTGGTAA